The genomic stretch GGGAAGCGGTGAAAAGCGGAGTACATCGGACTCCGTTTGTTTTTATTAAGCCGTTTCATCACATTTGAAACGGCTTTTTTGATTTTAAAGAATAGGAGCGGATTTACATTGGATCAACAAATATACTCTTTGCAAAAAAAAGTGGAAGAACATAAGGAGGAGCTTATTCAGCTTGCGAAAACGCTGATTTCTTATCAAACACCTGCTCCGCCTGCAAGAAATACAGAGGGCATTCAGTCTTGGATTGCGGGATATTTAAATGAATTGGGATTCTCGATCGACAAATGGGATGTGTACCCTGGAGATCCCAATGTTGTAGGGAAGCTAAAAGGAACAGATTCAGCAGATTATTATAGCCTGATTATCAATGGCCATGTAGATGTGGCAGAGGTAAAAGAGGATGAAGAATGGAAGCACGATCCGTTTCATCCCATTGAAAAAAACGGTCTCTTAATCGGGCGAGGCGCTTCCGATATGAAGGGCGGAATGGCTTGTGTGCTGTTTGCTGTCAAATTAATTCGTGAAGCAAGCATTGAACTTCCAGGTGATCTGATTCTGCAATCGGTTATTGGGGAGGAAGTTGGAGAGGCCGGCACACTTGAATGCTGCAAGAGGGGCTACCACGCTGATTTTGCAATTGTCGCGGATACGAGCGATATGCATATTCAAGGCCAAGGCGGTGTCATTACAGGCTGGATCGAAATCAAAAGCAGTCAAACATTTCATGATGGAACGAGACGGAATATGATTCATGCAGGCGGAGGAACATTCGGAGCAAGCGCAATTGAAAAAATGGCAAAAATCATTGCGGGGCTCGGTGAACTTGAGCGCCACTGGTCTATTATGAAAAGTTATCCCGGTTTTAAACCAGGCACAAATACGATTAACCCGGCAGTTATAGAAGGCGGCAGACATGCGGCTTTTATAGCGGACGAATGCCGGCTGTGGATCACAGTCCATTTTTATCCGAATGAAACCCATGACCAAGTGGCAGCGGAAATAGAAGATTACGTCAATCGGCTGAGTGACAGTGATATTTGGCTTAGGGAAAACCGCCCTGTATTCAAGTGGGGAGGCTCATCTATGATAGAAGACAGGGGAGAAATTTTTCCGGCATTGGAAGTTGACCCTGGCCACCCAGGCGTCTTAGCGCTAACTGCCTCTCATCAGAAAGTGAAACGGGAGTGTCCAATTATTGACGTTTCTCAATCAGTTACAGATGGCGGATGGCTGTATGATGCCGGTATTCCATGCGTAATATACGGTCCTGGAGATCTGCACAATGCACACTCTGTGAACGAGAAGGTATCGATTGAGCAGCTAGTAGAGTATACAAAAATTATACTCGATTTTATCATCAGCTGGTGCAGCCGGAAAAAAGAACAATGACATGAAAATTTCTTCTTGCTGACAAGGTTCAGCCTGCCCGTTCATATACTTGAACAAAAGGACGGAAAAAGGACGTGATGGAATGATCAGCATTTCAGAATTTCAGGTAAAGGATGTCGTCAATGTCTCAAACGGAAAAAAGCTGGGGAGTATTGGTGATATTGATATCAATGTGACCACTGGAAAAATTCAGGCGATCATACTCGGAGGAAATGGGAAAGTTCTCGGATTTTTTGGAAAAGAAGAGGAATTGGTCATTCCATGGCGAAATATAGTAAAAATCGGGGAAGATGTAATCTTAGTCCGATTAAGTGAACCACATGCATAAACCTGCTTGTCTGCCGCAGATTGGCAAATGCCGGAAGTCTCGATTCTTCCGGCACATTTCATTTAGAAATATGCAAATCGGCGCTCAACGAATGCAGTAAGATGTGGTAAAATAAGTGGGAAATTCCGCTTTTTTAAATGTTTGTCGAAAGGTTGGATCATCATGAATACATATCACCCATTCAGTCTTACCACACCCTCGACACTCATGATACAAGACTGGGCTCAAACGAATCAAAACAACAAAGAGGTCATTGCCGGATTTACGACAAAAAACGGCGGTGTCAGCCAAAAGCCTTTTGAATCGTTAAATACAGGATTGCACGTTCATGACAAAGATGCAGATGTAGTTAAAAATCGTGAATATATTGCCGATATGTTTAATACTGATTTGCAGTCTTGGGTATTCGCTGATCAGACACATGATAATCGCGTTCAGAAAGTGACGCAGAGGGATAGGGGAAAAGGCGCCCGTGAGTATCACACGGCTCTAAAAGCAACGGACGGGATCTATACAAATGAAAAAAATGTATTTTTAGCATTATGCTTTGCTGATTGTGTGCCTCTTTTCTTTTATGATCCGGTTAAGTCGCTTGTCGGAGTCGCCCATGCCGGGTGGAAAGGCACCGTCAAACAGATTGGCAGAGAAATGGTGAAGCAATGGACTGAGAAGGAAGGTTCAAATCCCTCAGATATTTACGCTGTTATTGGCCCGTCTATCAGCGGAGCATGCTATACGGTAGACGACCGCGTCATGGATGCTGTCCGCGCATTGCCGGTTTCAGCAGACCTTGCCGCCAATCAGACGGCAAAGGCACAATATCAGCTTGATCTGAAAGAGCTGAACCGTCTTATACTGATGGACAGCGGTTTGGCAAGTGAACAAATTTCTGTCAGCGGTTTATGCACGGAAAGCGAGCCGTCTCTTTTCTATTCTCATCGCCGCGATCAGGGGAAAACTGGACGGATGATGTCCTTTATCGGAATGAAGGAGGCATAAAAGATCTTGCGTGTTGTTGATAATTTACGACATATAAACGAACGAATAAACGAAGCATGTAACAGATCGGGCCGCAGCTCCGATGAAGTTACGGTTATTGCAGTCACAAAATATGTATCACCTGAAAGAGCACAGGAGGCAGTAGATGCTGGCATCACCTGCCTCGGAGAGAATCGGGATGCGGAACTGCTCCGCAAACAGGAATTGATGAAAGGGAATCCGGAATGGCATTTTATCGGCAGTCTGCAATCAAGAAAAGCAAAATCTGTCGTCAATTCGGTTTCCTATATCCATTCCCTAGACCGGCTCTCATTAGCGAAAGAAATTGAAAAACGGGCTGAAGGTACTGTACGATGCTTTGTGCAGGTCAATACCTCTCTTGAGCCTTCTAAACATGGCATGAAAAAAGAAGAAGTCATTCCATTCATACAGGAGCTTTCCGGTTTCGAACATATCCTTGTTGCCGGGCTGATGACAATGGCTCCGCTGACTGATGATCAAGATCAGATCAGAAGCTGTTTCAGGTCGCTGAGAGAACTCCGTGACCAGGTTCAGAAGCTGAACCAGCCGAACGCTCCGTGTACTGAACTGTCGATGGGCATGTCAAATGATTTTGAAATTGCAATTGAAGAAGGAGCTACTTATATTAGAATCGGCTCATCGTTAGTCGGAAATGAAACAGGGGGTGTACAGCAATGAGTATGAAAAATAAACTGAAAAACTTTTTCTCAATGGAAGATGAAGAATACGAATATGAATATATTGAGACAGAGCGGGAATCTCATGAGGAGCATGAGCAAAAAGAAAAGCCGGCTTACAACGGGAATAAACCTGCGGGCAAACAGAATGTAGTGAGCTTGCAAAGTGTTCAGAAATCCTCTAAAGTGGTGTTGAGTGAGCCGCGCGTTTATGCGGAGGCGCAGGAAATAGCCGACCATTTGAAGAACCGGCGGGCAGTTGTCGTCAATCTTCAGCGGATACAGCATGACCAGGCGAAGCGGATTGTTGACTTTTTAAGCGGAACCGTTTATGCCATTGGCGGCGATATTCAAAGAATCGGCTCAGATATTTTCCTCTGCACGCCTGACAACGTAGATGTATCAGGCACAATTTCTGAGCTCATATCTGAAGACGAACATCAGAGGTGGTAAAGCGAGATGATCCTTTATCAAGTTTTTTCGGTTTTAAGCTTATTAATCACAATATACTCATTTGCCCTGATCATATATATTTTTATGTCATGGGTGCCGAGTACGAGGGAAACAGCAGTCGGGCGTTTTTTGGCTTCGATTTGTGAACCATATCTCGAACCATTCAGAAAAATCATCCCTCCGATTGCAATGCTGGATATTTCACCAATCGTAGCAATACTTGTGCTTCGGTTTGCGACAACCGGCTTGTGGGGACTTTATCGCATGATTGCGTTTTAATGTGACAGTTTGATAGGGGCTTGGCAGCAGCCAAGCCTCTTTACATAGAAGGGAAAGACGATGAGCGATATATATCAGCACTTCAGAAAAGACGAGCGGGCCTTTATTGATCAAGCGCTCGAATGGAAAAGAATTGTCCAGGAGCAGTACCGGATGAAGCTGACCGACTTTTTAGATCCCCGAGAGCAGGTCATCCTCTCTGCTGTTACGGGACAGGCAGATGTCGGGCTTGCCTTTTCCGGCGGCTATGACAGAGCGGAGCGGAAACGGGCGATTCTGTTTCCAGAGTACATTACTCCGGAAGAATCAGATTTTGAACTGCAGGCGTTTAACGTCCGTTATGCTGACAAGTTTGTCTCAGTAGATCATCGTTCTCTGCTTGGTGCATTAATGGGCATAGGATTAAAGCGGCAAAAATTCGGTGACATCGTGTTTTCTGAGACAGCAGTGCAATTGATTGTCTCAGCCGATACCGCTGATTTTGTGGCTGCACAGCTGACCCAAGCAGGCAAAGCGGCGGTCAGCCTAGAGAAAATCGACTTGTCAGACCTTAACATTCCAGCAGTTGATGTCGAAATAAGAGATGACACGGTTTCTTCTTTAAGGCTTGACGCCGTCTGCGCCTCTATGAGCAGGCAATCCCGCCAGAAATCACAGACGCTTGTGAAAAACGGCCTTGTGAAAGTGAACTGGAAGGTGGTTGAAGATCCTTCATACATAGTCGCGGAAGGGGACATGCTGTCTATCAGAGGTTTTGGCCGGTGCAGCTTAACAAAAATCGAAGGAAAAACCAAAAAAGACAAATGGAGAGTTACGTTTGAACGACAAAAATAGTCGGTTTTTCAGTTTTTTTCTCCATCTGTGCGAAATTTGTTTTATAATGTGAACTAGATAACCGTACTGAAATGTAAAAATGGAGGTGGCATCATGCCATTAACGCCAAATGATATTCACAACAAGACGTTTACAAAAAGTTTTCGCGGATATGATGAAGATGAAGTAAATGAATTCCTAGCCCAAGTCAGAAAAGATTACGAAATTGTTCTCCGCAAGAAAACTGAGCTTGAAGCGAAAGTCAATGAGCTTGATGAAAGAATCGGACACTTTGCCAATATTGAGGAGACATTGAATAAATCAATTTTAGTTGCTCAAGAAGCGGCTGAAGACGTAAAACGCAATTCTCAAAAAGAAGCAAAGCTGATCGTTCGGGAAGCGGAGAAAAACGCTGATCGCATTATCAACGAATCGTTATCAAAATCAAGAAAAATTGCAATGGAAATTGAAGAGCTGAAAAAACAGTCTAAAGTGTTCAGAACACGTTTCCAAATGCTGATTGAAGCTCAGCTTGATCTTCTGAAAAATGACGATTGGGATCATCTCCTTGAGTATGAAGTCGACGCTGTATTTGAGGAAAAGGAATAAATTCTCTGATTATCTTGACATTTTCTTAGCTTGTCGAATATAATACGTTCATAAATTCAGATGAAAAAACGGTTGAAAGGGACAGTCATGTTTCCTTCAGGCCTTCATAGCGACCCGGAGATGGTGAGAGTCCGGGATGGCCGGAATCATGTAGATCAGCCCTTTAGTTTCCTTGCTGAACTCACAGTAGGTTAGGACGTTCATCACGTTACGATGCTCAAGAGGAAAAAGTGTATGCTTGCTTTTTCTAAAAGGGTGGTACCGCGAGATAAGCTTTCTCGTCCCTTATGGGATGAGAGGGCTTTTTTTATTTTCTGAAAAAATGCAGTGGAGGAATGAAAATGGATTTTAAAGACACGCTCTTAATGCCGAAAACAGATTTCCCGATGCGTGGAAATTTGCCAAACCGTGAGCCTGACATTCAAAAAAAATGGGAGGAAGAAGATATCTACCGTCTTGTTCAGGAACGGACGAAAGACCGCCCGAAATTTGTTTTACATGACGGACCTCCGTATGCAAACGGCGACATCCATATGGGCCATGCACTTAACAAGATTTTGAAAGACTTCATTGTCCGCTATAAATCAATGAGCGGCTACAACGCACCGTATGTGCCGGGCTGGGATACACACGGATTGCCAATTGAAACAGCTCTGACAAAAAACAAAAAGGTCAACCGCAAAGAAATGTCAGTAGCGGAATTCCGCAAACTATGCGAAGAGTACGCTTGGAAGCAAATCGAGGGACAGCGTGAGCAATTCAAACGTCTTGGTGTCCGCGGTGACTGGGAAAACCCATATGTGACATTAAAACCGGAATACGAAGCGCAGCAAATCCGCGTATTTGGTGAAATGGCAAAACGAGGCTACATTTACAAAGGCCTTAAACCGGTTAACTGGTCACCTTCAAGTGAGTCTGCTCTGGCTGAAGCCGAGATCGAATATCAAGATAAACGTTCAGCATCTATTTACGTCGCTTTTGGTGTAAAAGACGGAAAAGGCGTTCTTGAAAACGGCGAGCGCATCATCATTTGGACAACAACGCCGTGGACAATTCCGGCGAACCTCGGAATCTCAGTGCACCCTGATCTTGAGTACAGCGTGATTGCAGTAGGTGAAGACCGCTTTGTTGTAGCAAGTGCCTTAGTCGAAAATGTTGCATCGGCATGCGGATTTGATCAGTATGAAGTGACAAGAACGGTCAAAGGGAAAGACCTTGAGAACATTATCGCTGAACACCCGCTATATGGCAGAGACTCTCTCGTTATGCTTGGTGAACACGTAACAACTGATGCCGGAACAGGCTGTGTTCATACAGCGCCTGGACATGGGGAAGATGACTTTATCATCGGCCAAAAATACGGTTTAGATGTGCTTTGCCCGGTCGATGAAAAAGGTGTAATGACAAGCGAAGCTCCTGGCTTTGAAGGCATGTTCTATGATGATGCAAACAAAGCGATCACACAGCAGCTTGATGAAAAAGGCGCACTTGTGAAGCTTGAATTCATTACTCATTCTTATCCGCATGATTGGAGAACAAAAAAACCAACCATTTTCAGAGCAACAGCGCAATGGTTTGCGTCTATTAAAGATTTCAGATCAGACCTGCTGGATGCCATTAAAGAAACCAAATGGGTTCCTGAATGGGGCGAGCAGCGTTTGCACAACATGGTTCGGGACCGCGGAGACTGGTGTATTTCCAGACAGCGTGCGTGGGGTGTGCCGATTCCGGTATTTTACGCTGAAAACGGAGAACCGGTTATTACAGATGAAACCATTGAACATGTTTCTGAATTGTTCAGACAGCATGGATCAAACATTTGGTTTGAAAAAGAAGCAAAGGATCTTCTTCCGGAAGGCTTTACGCATCCTGGCAGCCCGAACGGCACATTTACAAAAGAACAGGATATCATGGATGTTTGGTTTGATTCAGGCTCTTCACATCAAGCAGTGCTTGAAGAACGTGATGACCTCGTTCGCCCGGCTGATCTATACCTAGAGGGATCTGACCAATATCGCGGCTGGTTTAACTCTTCTCTTTCTACAGCAGTAGCCGTAACAGGGAAAGCGCCGTATAAAGGTGTGCTCAGCCATGGGTTCGCACTGGATGGAGAAGGACGTAAGATGAGTAAATCAATCGGTAACGTTGTTGTTCCGGCTAAAGTCATGAAACAGCTTGGTGCCGACATCTTAAGATTATGGGTATCTTCAGTGGATTATCAGGCGGACGTTCGCGTGTCTGACGCCATTCTGAAGCAGGTTGCGGAAGTATATCGTAAAATCCGCAACACGTTCCGTTTCCTTCACGGCAACCTTTTCGATTTTGATCCAAAAACAAATGCGGTGGCTGTCGAAGATCTTCGCGAAGTGGATCAGTATATGCTGATTAAGCTGAACAAGCTGATTGATAAAGTGAAAAAAGCGTATGATGAGTACGAATTTGCGGTTGTGTATCACAGCATTCATAATTTCTGCACAATCGAATTGAGCTCATTCTACCTTGATTTTGCAAAAGATATTGTCTACATCGAGCATGCGGATCATCCGGATAGACGCAGCATGCAGACAGTATTCTACGAAACGCTTCTTGCATTAGTGAAGCTTTCAGCGCCTATCCTTCCACATACGGCAGACGAATTGTGGTCTCATTTAACATTTGTTGAAGAGCAGAGCGTTCAGTTGACCGATATGCCGGAAACAATCACGGTTCCAAACAGTGAAGCGACTGAAGAAAAATTTGACCGCTTTATGGCTCTTCGTGATGACGTGTTAAAAGCATTAGAAACTGCGCGAAATGAAAAAATTATCGGTAAATCTTTGGAAGCAAACCTGAAATTGTATCCAAACAAAGAAAACAAGGAGCTCTTGGCTTCCATAAAAGAAAACCTTTCTCAGCTGTTTATTGTGTCTGAACTGACAATCAGCGAAGAAAATGAAGCGCCGAACGATGCGCAAAGCTTTGCGACGGGTAAAATCGCTGTCGAGAAAGCGGAAGGCGAAATGTGTGAGAGATCTCGTGTGATTTCAAAAGATGTAGGGGCAAATCCGAAATATCCTACACTTTCATTACGCAACGCTGAAATCGTTGAAAAATACTATCAAAAATAATGCAAAAGAGCCCGGCGTAAAAGCCGGGCTTTTTTTGTGCCAAGAGTGACATCCTTTAGAACGAAAGGAAAAATCTTATGGGCTTTAGATCATCATTCACAGGCAACAATAAAGATACTACGTTAAGAGCAGGAGTTGTGAAGAATGAATGATCAACTGACCGCAATTTATACGGAACTTCTTCTGATGAAAGAAGAATTACAGTCGAGATTATTTGAGTATTCTTGCTTTCAGGTTTCTACAAGCCCGCAAGCAGCAATCAATCAAAAACAAAAAGCAACTCTGATCTATCATATTAAAGAAGAACTTCAAGACGTTCTCCTTGCATTGTCCAAAATCGAAAACGGCACATTCGGATACTGTGAAGAAACTGGGGCCCCCATTCCTCTTGCAAAGCTGGCAGTGCTGCCGACGGCCCGAACAGCAAACGATTTTCTTTATTCTGTCCAATTTGAGAAAAAAACGCTTCCGATATGGAAATCAACGGATATCGAATATGGTCAGGCACTGTATGAATAACAGTGTCTGTCCGGTTAATATGCCTGATATTTCTTTACTCCAGTGCTTTTTATTGATAAAATGCATAATGGATTAAAGTAACCGTAAACTGGAGGAACGTTTGTGCTGTATTATATGATTGCACTACTTATTATTGCAGCCGATCAATTGACAAAATGGCTAGTTGTTAAGAACATGGAACTTGGCCAAAGCATTCCGATCATTGATCAGGTATTCTATATCACCTCCCATCGCAATACGGGTGCTGCATGGGGGATATTAGCGGGTCAAATGTGGTTTTTCTACCTCATAACAACCGCTGTTATTATTGGTATTGTTTATTACATACAGCGTTATACAAAGGGACAAAGGCTTCTTGGCGTTGCCCTCGGACTTATGCTTGGCGGTGCCATCGGCAACTTTATCGATCGGGCTGTCAGACAGGAAGTTGTGGATTTTATCCATGTTATTATTGTCAATTACAATTACCCGATATTTAACATCGCGGACTCTTCACTATGTGTCGGCGTAATGCTTTTATTTATACAAATGCTGTTGGACAGCGGGAAAAAGAAAAAGGAGCAATAGCATGAATCAAATTGATATAACCGCTTCAGAAGAACAAAAAAGTGAGCGGATTGATAAATTTTTGGCATCGACTGAGAATGATTGGTCAAGAACCCAGGTTCAGCAATGGGTAAAAGACGGACAGGTTGTCGTGAACGGAAGCGCGGTGAAAGCGAATTATAAAATTCAGCCGGGTGATCAGGTGACCGTCACTGTACCTGAACCGGAAGCGCTCGACGTCCTGGCAGAGCCTATGGATCTGGATATTTATTATGAGGACCAGGATGTGCTGGTCGTCAACAAACCTCGCGGAATGGTTGTTCACCCAGCACCCGGGCATCTTACGGGCACACTTGTAAACGGTCTTATGGCTCATTGCACAGACCTTTCCGGAATAAATGGTGTGATGCGCCCGGGTATTGTTCACAGAATCGATAAGGACACGTCCGGTTTATTAATGGTGGCGAAAAATGATATGGCGCACGAGTCACTCGTAAACCAATTGGTCAACAAAACGGTCACGCGGAAATATACGGCGGTTGTCCACGGGCTTATTTCTCATGATGACGGCACAATTGACGCGCCGATCGGACGGGATAAAAAAGACCGTCAAAGCATGACTGTGACACGTGATGGCAAAAACGCTGTCACTCATTTTCATGTGCTTGAGCGTTTTCAGGATTTTACGTTAGTGGAGTGCCAGCTTGAAACAGGGAGAACCCATCAAATTCGTGTTCATATGAAATATATCGGATTCCCATTAGCAGGCGATCCGAAATACGGCCCAAGAAAAACAATCGACTTTAATGGCCAAGCGCTTCACGCGGGAGTTTTAGGTTTTGACCATCCACGAACAGGAGAATATGTCGAATTTGAAGCGCCGCTTCCCGAGGATATGGCAGAATTAATCGAAAACCTCAGAAAAAACGGTTGACAGAGGGTTTCTTTTCTGAAATAATAAACGAAGCTGAATAGATTCTTTAAAACAGTCCAGAGAGGCTGAGAAGGATAACGGATAGACGGGATGCGTGTATAGGCGCGCACCTTGTCCTAAAACCCCTCTATGCTCTGGCAGGAGGGGTTTTTTCTTCTATATGAACTGTGAGGTGTCACACATTGAATCAAAAAGCTGTCATTCTCGACGAACAGGCAATTAGACGGGCGCTGACCAGGATTGCTCACGAAATGATCGAACGCAATAAAGGAATGAATAACTGCATTCTTGTCGGCATTAAGACAAGAGGGATTTACCTGGCAAAACGCCTTGCGGAACGCATTGAACAGATTGAGGGAAATCCTGTTACAGTCGGTGAAATTGATATTACTCTTTACAGAGATGATCTTTCTAAAAAAACAAGCAACGATGAACCGCTTGTAAAAGGTGCAGATATTCCGGTAGATATTACAGATCAAAAAGTCATTCTCGTTGATGATGTTCTGTATACCGGAAGAACAGTCAGAGCAGGAATGGATGCGCTTGTTGATGTAGGCAGACCTTCCTCCATTCAGCTTGCAGTGCTTGTGGACAGAGGACACCGGGAGCTGCCGATCCGAGCGGATTATATCGGGAAAAACATCCCGACATCAAAGTCTGAAAAGGTTATGGTACAGCTTGATGAGGTAGACCAAAACGATCTCGTCGCCATTTATGAAAACGAATAATAGATCACCTTTTTAAGGGCAATCCAGAGAGGTTGCAAAGAGGTGCACAACAAAGGCCCAAAAAGTATTCGGCAGGTCTTTGTATGCCTCTTTGCGTAAAAAAGCAAAGAGGTTTTTTTATACAGTCATTGAGTCATCCTAAAATGAAAGTCAACAATCAGGGGGAAATCATCATGAGTAAGAAAAAAGTAAATTTAGGGGTCAGGGATGTCCCGACACCTTTCTCTTGGGTTTCATTCAGCCTTCAGCATTTGTTTGCCATGTTTGGCTCAACCATTTTGGTTCCGAAGCTCGTCGGAATGAGTCCTGCTGTGGCGTTGGTGACAAGCGGCATCGGAACACTGGCGTACCTTCTTATTACCAAAGGACAAATTCCGGCGTATCTCGGTTCATCCTTCGCCTTTATTTCTCCGATCATTCTGGTAAAAGCGACCGGCGGGCCGGGAGCGGCAATGGTTGGAGCGTTTCTTGCAGGGCTGGTGTACGGGCTGATTGCCTTATTGATTAGGCAGCTTGGAACAGGATGGCTGATGAAGATTCTCCCGCCTGTAGTCGTAGGGCCTGTTATTATCGTCATCGGGCTGGGACTGGCAAGCACTGCAGTAAACATGGCGATGTATGCTGATCCGAACGCGAGTGAGTTGGTCTACAGCTTAAAGCACTTTAGTGTCGCAGGAGTTACGCTGGCAATTACGATTATTTGTGCGATTTTCTTACGAGGGTTTTTAAGCCTGATTCCGGTTCTGATCGGAATCATCGGCGGATACCTGTTTGCCCTTACTCAAGGGATTGTCAACTTCCAGCCGGTGCTTGACGCGAAATGGTTTGCAGTGCCTGAATTTATCATTCCGTTCAAAGATTATTCACCGTCAGTTACGCTCGGCATCGCAGCCGCAATGGTTCCTGTCGCATTTGTCACAATGTCAGAGCATATCGGCCACCAAATGGTGCTGAGCAAGGTTGTCGGACAAGACTTCATTAAAAAGCCAGGTCTTCATCGCTCTATTATGGGTGACAGTGTGGCGACAATCCTCGCTTCCCTGATCGGCGGCCCTCCGACAACGACTTACGGAGAAAACATTGGCGTGCTGGCCATCACAAGAGTATTCAGCGTCTTTGTCATCGGGGGCGCGGCAGTGATTGCCCTTTGCTTCGGCTTTATCGGCAAAATTTCAGCGCTGATCAGTTCAGTGCCGT from Bacillus subtilis subsp. subtilis str. 168 encodes the following:
- the thiQ gene encoding N-formyl-4-amino-5-aminomethyl-2-methylpyrimidinedeformylase (Evidence 1a: Function from experimental evidences in the studied strain; PubMedId: 17618314; Product type e: enzyme), translated to MDQQIYSLQKKVEEHKEELIQLAKTLISYQTPAPPARNTEGIQSWIAGYLNELGFSIDKWDVYPGDPNVVGKLKGTDSADYYSLIINGHVDVAEVKEDEEWKHDPFHPIEKNGLLIGRGASDMKGGMACVLFAVKLIREASIELPGDLILQSVIGEEVGEAGTLECCKRGYHADFAIVADTSDMHIQGQGGVITGWIEIKSSQTFHDGTRRNMIHAGGGTFGASAIEKMAKIIAGLGELERHWSIMKSYPGFKPGTNTINPAVIEGGRHAAFIADECRLWITVHFYPNETHDQVAAEIEDYVNRLSDSDIWLRENRPVFKWGGSSMIEDRGEIFPALEVDPGHPGVLALTASHQKVKRECPIIDVSQSVTDGGWLYDAGIPCVIYGPGDLHNAHSVNEKVSIEQLVEYTKIILDFIISWCSRKKEQ
- the ylmC gene encoding essential sporulation protein (Evidence 1a: Function from experimental evidences in the studied strain; PubMedId: 12429060, 23396918; Product type cp: cell process) translates to MISISEFQVKDVVNVSNGKKLGSIGDIDINVTTGKIQAIILGGNGKVLGFFGKEEELVIPWRNIVKIGEDVILVRLSEPHA
- the ylmD gene encoding conserved protein with laccase domain (Evidence 3: Putative function from multiple computational evidences; PubMedId: 16498617, 19737354; Product type e: enzyme); the encoded protein is MNTYHPFSLTTPSTLMIQDWAQTNQNNKEVIAGFTTKNGGVSQKPFESLNTGLHVHDKDADVVKNREYIADMFNTDLQSWVFADQTHDNRVQKVTQRDRGKGAREYHTALKATDGIYTNEKNVFLALCFADCVPLFFYDPVKSLVGVAHAGWKGTVKQIGREMVKQWTEKEGSNPSDIYAVIGPSISGACYTVDDRVMDAVRALPVSADLAANQTAKAQYQLDLKELNRLILMDSGLASEQISVSGLCTESEPSLFYSHRRDQGKTGRMMSFIGMKEA
- the ylmE gene encoding putative PLP-containing enzyme (Evidence 3: Putative function from multiple computational evidences; PubMedId: 14526035, 24097949; Product type e: enzyme); protein product: MRVVDNLRHINERINEACNRSGRSSDEVTVIAVTKYVSPERAQEAVDAGITCLGENRDAELLRKQELMKGNPEWHFIGSLQSRKAKSVVNSVSYIHSLDRLSLAKEIEKRAEGTVRCFVQVNTSLEPSKHGMKKEEVIPFIQELSGFEHILVAGLMTMAPLTDDQDQIRSCFRSLRELRDQVQKLNQPNAPCTELSMGMSNDFEIAIEEGATYIRIGSSLVGNETGGVQQ
- the sepF gene encoding cell division machinery factor (Evidence 1a: Function from experimental evidences in the studied strain; PubMedId: 14526035, 16420366, 16796675, 18782755, 22912848, 24218584; Product type cp : cell process), which produces MSMKNKLKNFFSMEDEEYEYEYIETERESHEEHEQKEKPAYNGNKPAGKQNVVSLQSVQKSSKVVLSEPRVYAEAQEIADHLKNRRAVVVNLQRIQHDQAKRIVDFLSGTVYAIGGDIQRIGSDIFLCTPDNVDVSGTISELISEDEHQRW
- the ylmG gene encoding factor involved in shape determination, distribution of nucleoids and osmotic tolerance (Evidence 2a: Function from experimental evidences in other organisms; PubMedId: 14526035, 19966467, 20359373; Product type f: factor); translation: MILYQVFSVLSLLITIYSFALIIYIFMSWVPSTRETAVGRFLASICEPYLEPFRKIIPPIAMLDISPIVAILVLRFATTGLWGLYRMIAF
- the ylmH gene encoding factor involved in shape determination, RNA-binding fold (Evidence 2a: Function from experimental evidences in other organisms; PubMedId: 10093218, 14526035, 21141807; Product type f: factor) translates to MSDIYQHFRKDERAFIDQALEWKRIVQEQYRMKLTDFLDPREQVILSAVTGQADVGLAFSGGYDRAERKRAILFPEYITPEESDFELQAFNVRYADKFVSVDHRSLLGALMGIGLKRQKFGDIVFSETAVQLIVSADTADFVAAQLTQAGKAAVSLEKIDLSDLNIPAVDVEIRDDTVSSLRLDAVCASMSRQSRQKSQTLVKNGLVKVNWKVVEDPSYIVAEGDMLSIRGFGRCSLTKIEGKTKKDKWRVTFERQK
- the divIVA gene encoding cell-division initiation protein (Evidence 1a: Function from experimental evidences in the studied strain; PubMedId: 10724454, 12950914, 14526035, 15165232, 15554965, 16885474, 22108385, 22582279, 23264578, 24129255, 28674273; Product type f : factor), which gives rise to MPLTPNDIHNKTFTKSFRGYDEDEVNEFLAQVRKDYEIVLRKKTELEAKVNELDERIGHFANIEETLNKSILVAQEAAEDVKRNSQKEAKLIVREAEKNADRIINESLSKSRKIAMEIEELKKQSKVFRTRFQMLIEAQLDLLKNDDWDHLLEYEVDAVFEEKE